TGTTATGTAATGCCATGAAAGGTCCAGATGAAATTAGAACCAGTGTTTGCCTCACGACTGTAGTTGAGCATAAGAATGTGAAAATGCTTTAAGGAACTAAGCACaggaaaaattaagaattatccATAAACGGTGCGCACTGTACACAAGGCAAAGTAACAACACACAATGTCAATGAACACGGACGAGGTAGTATCACCTCAAGGATACATAGTATACATATTTTTGTGAATCAACCAAATTATATATCCTGTACCaacaaatgaaagtaaaataacaCTGATGATTGCGCAAGATAACCAAAACACCCATCCTATCGCAATaatgagttcaagaagaaaaatataatgtcaACAATTATCCAAAGAAAGGTGTATGGTTAAAGACACAAGATGTCCAAATTGGTGAACATAGATTTCGCAGATGGATACAGAGCAATCACAGCTGGTTTACTTGTTTGTATTTGTATTGAATATACGTCTCCACTCTCCCACATGAGGACCTCGGTCTAAGAGCATTAGTAACCCTGCATTGTTGGCTGATAAACCGAACATGTACCTAAgacaataagaaaaaatttgtaagCATAGGTAGTCTCTCCAGCAGTAAGTGCCACAAAAGACCATCTATAAATTTTCTGAAGCATCAGtaagattcaaaattttctcattccatgcTTAATCCAgtctttcattctttcttctcCCTGCTACTTATGAAAAATGTGACACGAGGACCCCGAATATTCATCAACAACCCCAAACTAGCAAGTGTTTCTTAGTGTGTGGCCGCTACAAATACTAATGAGTTCTTAATTCGGTGGGTAGTATTGAAAGCTCTCTTTTCAAAAGGGAAGAGCTCAAGTACTGAAGGAATAAGAGGCCTAACTGAGGGTGACTTAATTGAATGGTCATAAAGATAATCTACCTAGCCACATACAGCTAATGAAGTTGGTCATATGCATGGAAAGACTAATAAGCAACAAGTCAAGCAAAAAAGTTCAATAGATATGAGCTCACCTGCATCTACGCGCTTCTCTTCTCCAGAAAATAATAGCAGTAATCCACTGGATAAGATCAATACATTGTCAGCAGACCTTTTTGGTATGTAAATAGTAGAAAAGACATTTCAAACTGACAAACAGCTTTAATGTGGCATGATTCAAGAAAGAATTAAATTCcttttcatattcaaattcttcattCTTAATGGAGATGCCACGTGGAGTTATCCTTAAAGATAGAAATATCCGCAGCTGGGCAAAGAATCACAGAACATAAGAGAAAATGGGAAGGACCCAAAGATGGAAGCATTACCATATTAGAGTCTCCAATGAGTTTGCTTTTAGCTGTTTATACTTAGTTTAGGCTTCTAAAGTGTAATATTCAGATATATGCCCCATTACATTGTCAGAAAGAAAGGAGAGCACAAAACTCAGTTAGTTCACTTGAAGAGATCAGAATCATATATTCCAGaagtattaaaatatgatgagGCAAATCATAATTAGAAGAacgaaaaatatatagaaaccAAAGACGCTCAGAAAGCATATTCTCAAGAGGCAACAAAGCTAAAGATGAGCAAAAAACAAGTACAGAACAGGAACAACTAGCTGCAGTCTTACCTCTATAGCCTCAACCATCTAATAATGTGCAAACAATCATGCACCAACACAAAAGACCTAGTCTGGAGAGGCTTACAGGAATGGAACCATAGCTGGTTTTGAAATCCACAACTCGTATTAGCTTAAACGCCCTTCTAATGGTAGCAAACATAGTTATCAAAAGAAACTCAGAATCTTCACCAGTTTGTGGATAAttggttaaaaaaattttagtggcaatttgaaagaaaagaatggtTATCGAAATTAACTTGGCCAAGTAGAGGTATGTTTGTTTACGGATCTGCAAGAATAGGCCCTTGGGTCAATGAGAGTCCTGGAAAGATAGGAGATGTCAAGTGCATGAGGCTCTGCCTTATCCTGAAATCTAGGAGGACTAGTGCACACCagaatattaatgaatttatcCAAAGACTGGGTATTTAGTCAAGTGCATGAGGCTTTGCCCTATCTGAAATCTAGGGAGGACTAGAGCACACCCAgaatattaatcaatttaccCCAAAACTGCGTATTTAATCAATTGTGCAACTGAAATTAATGCggcataagaaaaaaatggcaCATGTACTGAAATGAAGAGATGCAAAACAGAGCCACAATGGCACTCAAGATCATATTTTCTGGTTGAAACAGAAACAGCTACAGtaatattatcatcattacCTTGAATATTGACATGATGGAAAATTTCCCAACCACGGACTGCTTCCTCTCAGGCATTCTCCTTGCTGGAGACATTTCATGACACAAGTTCTGAGCTATCTCCTTCAACAACACCATTTGTGCTTTATCAGTTCCAATTGAAATAATTGCTTGCCTCATTGACTCTCGATCAGCCTCAAGAGCGTGGAGCCTTGCATACAGCTTCTGTATCTCTATGTCTGAAACATCAGAATGATTCATAGACTCCCTAGGGGTTGCCATATATTCATCACCAACAATGCCAACAGAAGCCTTCCGATCCatgaaaccattgactgaagCTCCCTGATAAACAGAATCAATTGTGTAAACCCTGTCACACAAGTCATCTTCTATTTCTGACCCATTTTCCAACTTCCTCAAATTAGAATTCTCCTCAATATAGGAAAATTCCGTCTTCTTGAATCTGGCATCAAATTTTGGAGATTCTCTGGCAAAATCAGGGCCGATTTCTCTACTCATTGCGAAAAATGAATTTCTGCTGTCAGTAGAAAACTTCCTAAGATGCCTCCGGGATCTTGGAGAATGACCTACTATTACCTTTTCAAGCACATTTTTTGTGCCAATAAATTCACCATCAGGCTGAATGGCCCTTGGNNNNNNNNNNAGAACGTGGAGTTTCCCCAAATGCATATTTCTCAATATCAGGAGTTTCATAATCACCATCTGGATAAGCCTGAGATTCATTTGGGTTGCACTTAAGAGGAGGGTAAATCTCATAAAGAGGAAGGTCAATCCCTTCCAAGTTCTCAGTCAGGCTAGTGTTCCTGCTCATAATCCGGTCTACACTGGCTTCAGCCTCTGTGATCCCATAGCTCATCATCCTGTGTTTATAGGCCTGCACCTCACATGTAAGCGACTGTATGACCTGGTCCCTCTTATACAACAAATCCTCCAATGCTGAGGTCTCCTGCTGATCATGTGCCATTTTCTCCTCTGCGAACCTCTTAAACTGCCTTGCCTCCATCTGAATCTCTGCCTTATCCCTCTGCAGCCTCAGAATCATAGACATCGCTTCGTTGGCAGCTGAAGAGGATGCATTCCTCTCCTCCTCCAACTCAGAAATGAGGTCTTGAATGGTCTGCTGCTGGCTGCTGACTGTTTCACGGAGTGCCATACACTCATTTCCTATCTCAACACGGGCATTTTGTGGCGCAACAATCCCCGGGATGGTGACCTGGTTTTCATCTTCAAATTCTTCGTATTTACGCTTCACAGGCCTAAGATTCGTACCTGAAAAAGACCTCTTCATCAAAGAAGAGCAGCAATTGCAATCGCAATTGCAGCAATTTATCAGGCAGGCGGATGGGGGTGAACTCTCGGACTCCATTGACAAAACACGAGCCCGATAAAGCCTCCCTCCGATTACAATCCAAGGCTAAGAATCAATCTTTACATGTAAATTCACAGAAATAAAAAGCTCCAAGACCTCCCTCTGTAAACTCCAATAAAGTTTCCTCGGGGTTATGCATGCATTAGTCTTTTTCTCCAATCTCAACGAAAAAATATCATGGTATGGATCAAATATTATCTCCGCAAATTAcctacaaaaaacaaaaaacataaaaactcGAAGTCATTCAACAGCTTTCGCATTTCCCGCGAGCAAATTCATATTCCATGTGATGATACGTGCGTGCATGTGTATTCTGGTTACCTTGCACCTCCATAAAAGAACGGGAAGCCATGAAACGGAGCTGAAATTTTCCCAGGAAAACGTTTTCCATGAGAATAATTGATCAGGAAAAACTTGGAGACGGTCTTCGGCTCCCAATCTCTTATAAATTTcttggaaaaaataaagattgaGGTGAAAGCACGGAGAGGAAAATACAATGCCCGTGAAATGGAGGgagaaattttgaaacccTAGATATTTTGGGCGTTGTTTGTTCTGTTTCCTGTATCTATTTATTTAGCATTTGGATTAGCTCCGTTTGCGTAGAAAAgctgtagagagagagagagaggagaagaaGATTGTAATTTGTCTGTTGATTGGTACTTTTTAGCAAGAGAAGGCAATGAGAGGGGTATATTTGGAATTGGAAGGGGCTGTGATTTATTGGATAGTTCACCGGTGGGACGGCGCGTAGGTTATCGCGCGTCTTTTTCCTGCAAATAGCAAAAGGCACATCTGCCACTGCGACTGCCCCATGAAAAGTGCTGATATCAAAACACACCCCATCCAAATTACTggtatttgcaatttttaccGCACGGATAAGATTTTTCTCCTCCCCCACAGCCCCATGGCCATGGGGCATGgccttaataaaaaatctttttttttttttttaaaaaaagagactaattatttttctatatggatttataccaaattattaaatatgcaCTTTAAGATTTGTTACAGAGAACTCTAataagatttgatataattataaatattttttttattttgaaaaattacaaatactcctataattttaacgatcatataataattagatgaattcattaatttttgttgaattttcatctattttttataataaattgatcaaaatgccatgtgaattataattttactatttttaaaaatttttgaatttttttatgaactaaatgaataattttttttatttcaaattttttgttttttttaaaaatataataaaacaaatttgacaatttcaaTCTTCCAtccaaaaataacataattttatcaaacgtaaagaagtattaataatttttctaaaaacaaaaaattattcgtaattatactagctctttgtaatttatcttagaCTTTATTACGTTAACCATATTTGGAGGACGTTAAATGCCTTATTTTCCTAGAATTATTTGATTACagttaataatgataaattatgaTTGGCGAACTTTAGTTTactgtaaattaattttccaaaaagattatatatttgtactttTTCGTAATATAACCTAAAGTAAATGATTCAATAACCATCATGCATTCATACTCATATTAGTAAACGAGTTACGCTGCCATTATTCATCTGGAAAGCAGACATTTCCACTTTCTCTCAACACCCAAAACAAGCACTGCACATTTTGCTCTTcaccaataattttttgagaaattttctCAAAGCCATTAATAAGCATTCAAGCAATTGCAGCAACAAAAGTTTTTAGGATGATCACGGTGCcattttagtattttctacacaaaattaaaattgaattgacataagaaaataataaagttaattaattattttttttctaataaataatagtaatttgtaagtatcaatataattttatgattacggtgttttatacaaattacaacaaataatttGGTTCAGGCGATTCGGACaatctttaaaatttcatgatcACCCCTAGAAACTTTTAATGAATCAAGTTTGGCCGAACCTTTATGGCTGATTTCATAAAGAAGAGATAATGTGTTATCCATGCTGAATTTTGGAAGGATGAATTTTCCGTGTGATAATCATTTTACAGCAGAACGGTATTCTGATGGTAGAAAGGAGAGTCAGGCTCATGATCTATACCTTTCGTGTGCTGAATCAAGTGGTCCACGAGATGATTGATCAAATCAGCCTGCTGATGAGTTCTGTCTCTTGCAAAAAATAAGTGCACTTGATCGTTGATCTCGATCCAGCTACACCCTGTTTCTTTTATCACACCATTTCTGTCCATCTTCTCCCTCACCTTCTTTACATCCGTCCACATACCTTtagatgcaaaaatatttgaaagtaagGTATAGGACCCGCTGTCCGTTGGATCAGATGATATTGCCATTTCAGCCGCATGCTGAGCCAGTTCAACATTGCCGGTAACTCTGCATGCACTAAGCAAGCTCTTCCAGACTAGTGTGGTTGGTTGAATTGGCATCTTGTCGATAAATGACTTGGCTTCGTGCAGTTTATCAGCCCGGCCCAACAGAGAAACCATGCAAGTATAGTGTTCTTCTCCTGGTTCAATCCCAAATTCGGACATCGACTCAAAGTGATGAAATCCTTCTTCCACGAGCCCCACGTGGGCACATGCTGTAAGAACTCCGATGAATGTGATGTAGTTGGGTTTTATGCCCTCAGTTCTCATTTGCTTAAAAGTATGAAGAGCTTTCTCCGCATCGCCATGCTGTGCGTGCATTGATATCATTGAATTCCAGCATACAATATCTCTTTGAGACATGGATCTGAACAATAACTGGGCGGCATCTATGCATCCACACTTTGCATACATATCCATCAATGCATTTGTAACAAATGGATCAAAGTCCAGACCTATTTTTATAGCTTGGTTGTGAAATTGGAGACCATTCGATAAACTTGCTAGTTTAGTAGAAGCCATTATGACCGCAACATAGGTGAATGCATTTGGTCTTTCTCTCCCATGCTGCAACTCTAAGTATAGACTAAGAGCTTCCTCGCTTTCTGATTGAAGTGCATATCCAAACAGCATAGAATTCCAGACTACAATGTCTTTTTCATTGATCTCCTCAAACACAAGTCCTGCATCTCCGACAAATGAGCATTTTGAGTAAACATCTACTAAGGCACTCCCACAGTAACTGTCCAAAGAAAAACCAGATTTGATCATCAGAGAGTGAAGCTGTCGGCTTACTTCCAGTGCAGTTTGAGAAGCTGATACCCCAAGAAGGCTGACAAACGACAGTAGACTTGGTTGAAGCAAATTATGCCTCATGTCATTGAAAAGATGAAACGCCTCATACAGGCTTTCCTGTCTTGAGTATCCCTCAATCATTACATTGTAACACATAGCAGTACGTCTTTCAGAGGCAAGAAACACCCTCATGGCATCAATCAAGGAATCACATTTACAATACATGTCAATCAAGCTGTTTGTAACAAAGTCATCAGAGTCCAAATTGACCTTCATGGTGTAAGCATGGACCTGCTTACCTTGATTTAGAGCCCCAACCGAACCACAGGAATTGAGGACACTGGAACAAGCAAATGCATCTGCCTTCCACCCTGATATGTTCATATCCTTGTATAGATCCATTGCTTCATAATGGAAACCACTCTGCATGTACCCCGAAATCACCATTGTCCAAGAAATAGTATTCTTAACCATCATCTGTCCAAAAGTTCTGTGCCCTGCTTTTAGTTCTCCACACTTGAAATAGAAATCTATAAGCACATTACTCACTGACACATCCGTGTTAGCACCACTTCTCAGGACAAAAGCATGAACTTGCTTTCCCATTTCAAGCAACTCAAGCATAGAACATGCTTCCAAGACACTGGAAAGTGCATACTTATCAGGAACAACACCACTCTCTACCATTTGCTTAAATAAATCAAGTGATAGATCGCTTCTTGCATTTATAGAACATCCCATTATAATTGCAGTCCATGTCACAACACTTTTCACTCCCAACTTATCAAAAACCAATCTTGCTGCATCTAGATCCCTAGTTTTTgcataaaaatcaataagagAAGTGCCCACATGAGCATTTTGATCACAACCAGCCTTAATCACAAAACTATGCAAATACATACCATTTTCAGCACTAGCCACTTGGGTGCAAGACTGAATGACGGTCGCCAAAACAAACTCATTTGGATTGTCATAGCCACTTCTCCTGAACTCCCGAAACAGCCTTAAGGCTCCTGCATTGTTCCCATCTCGATTATATGCAGAAATAATCGAAGACCAAGAAATTAAGTTCCTTTCAGGCATTCTAGCAAACAGGGTGGCAGCAGTGCCTAAAGCGCCCCGCCTCGAGTAAGCCGTAATAAGTATGTTGCTGAGAAAAAGGTTCGACTCAAATCCTGATAAAATAATCTGGGCATGCACTGTTCTACAGTAAAGAACAGGATTAACGGTATTTTGGGGCAGCGAAAGTAGGAGGCTGCCCAAATATTGCCTATGTTTTTGCCTGCTATGCATCGTGAAAACGCCATGGTTCTCCGATTCAAGAAGTTGTGGTCCTGGAGATGGCCCACTAAAGTTTCTACGAAGTGGTCGCTCCGCAATGGCAGCCGTGGCATGAGATTCTATTGGCGACTTCCAGAACAAATTGTAGATTCTCAGACACAGTAATCGCATTTGCATGTAACCAAATGCTTGCTGTTGTTCATTTCAGAACACAGTGTCAGCGACAACCACAGAACCGAGCTACCGTAGTATTAGATTATTAAGCATGAGAAACTGTTCGGAGGGTCCCATATTTCTAATGCTTCATGGGTCGTATTTTGCTGGACTAAATAAGCTTTAATCAGATAGGGTCTCGCCTGTCG
The nucleotide sequence above comes from Sesamum indicum cultivar Zhongzhi No. 13 linkage group LG11, S_indicum_v1.0, whole genome shotgun sequence. Encoded proteins:
- the LOC105173972 gene encoding myosin-binding protein 7 (The sequence of the model RefSeq protein was modified relative to this genomic sequence to represent the inferred CDS: added 51 bases not found in genome assembly), which produces MESESSPPSACLINCCNCDCNCCSSLMKRSFSGTNLRPVKRKYEEFEDENQVTIPGIVAPQNARVEIGNECMALRETVSSQQQTIQDLISELEEERNASSSAANEAMSMILRLQRDKAEIQMEARQFKRFAEEKMAHDQQETSALEDLLYKRDQVIQSLTCEVQAYKHRMMSYGITEAEASVDRIMSRNTSLTENLEGIDLPLYEIYPPLKCNPNESQAYPDGDYETPDIEKYAFGETPRSRDQLKDLECRINQLERSPRAIQPDGEFIGTKNVLEKVIVGHSPRSRRHLRKFSTDSRNSFFAMSREIGPDFARESPKFDARFKKTEFSYIEENSNLRKLENGSEIEDDLCDRVYTIDSVYQGASVNGFMDRKASVGIVGDEYMATPRESMNHSDVSDIEIQKLYARLHALEADRESMRQAIISIGTDKAQMVLLKEIAQNLCHEMSPARRMPERKQSVVGKFSIMSIFKWITAIIFWRREARRCRYMFGLSANNAGLLMLLDRGPHVGEWRRIFNTNTNK
- the LOC105173974 gene encoding pentatricopeptide repeat-containing protein At4g39530, with product MQMRLLCLRIYNLFWKSPIESHATAAIAERPLRRNFSGPSPGPQLLESENHGVFTMHSRQKHRQYLGSLLLSLPQNTVNPVLYCRTVHAQIILSGFESNLFLSNILITAYSRRGALGTAATLFARMPERNLISWSSIISAYNRDGNNAGALRLFREFRRSGYDNPNEFVLATVIQSCTQVASAENGMYLHSFVIKAGCDQNAHVGTSLIDFYAKTRDLDAARLVFDKLGVKSVVTWTAIIMGCSINARSDLSLDLFKQMVESGVVPDKYALSSVLEACSMLELLEMGKQVHAFVLRSGANTDVSVSNVLIDFYFKCGELKAGHRTFGQMMVKNTISWTMVISGYMQSGFHYEAMDLYKDMNISGWKADAFACSSVLNSCGSVGALNQGKQVHAYTMKVNLDSDDFVTNSLIDMYCKCDSLIDAMRVFLASERRTAMCYNVMIEGYSRQESLYEAFHLFNDMRHNLLQPSLLSFVSLLGVSASQTALEVSRQLHSLMIKSGFSLDSYCGSALVDVYSKCSFVGDAGLVFEEINEKDIVVWNSMLFGYALQSESEEALSLYLELQHGRERPNAFTYVAVIMASTKLASLSNGLQFHNQAIKIGLDFDPFVTNALMDMYAKCGCIDAAQLLFRSMSQRDIVCWNSMISMHAQHGDAEKALHTFKQMRTEGIKPNYITFIGVLTACAHVGLVEEGFHHFESMSEFGIEPGEEHYTCMVSLLGRADKLHEAKSFIDKMPIQPTTLVWKSLLSACRVTGNVELAQHAAEMAISSDPTDSGSYTLLSNIFASKGMWTDVKKVREKMDRNGVIKETGCSWIEINDQVHLFFARDRTHQQADLINHLVDHLIQHTKGIDHEPDSPFYHQNTVLL